A stretch of Priestia aryabhattai DNA encodes these proteins:
- a CDS encoding terpene cyclase/mutase family protein has translation MIILLKEVQLEIQRRIAYLRPTQKNDGSFRYCFETGVMPDAFLIMLLRTFDLDKEVLIKQLTERIVSLQNEDGLWTLFDDEEHNLSATIQAYTALLYSGYYQKNDRILRKAERYIIDSGGISRAHFLTRWMLSVNGLYEWPKLFYLPLSLLLVPTYVPLNFYELSTYARIHFVPMMVAGNKKFSLTSRHTPSLSHLDVRTAKQKSDETTQESRASIFLVDHLKQLASLPSYIHKLGYQAAERYMLERIEKDGTLYSYATSTFFMIYGLLALGYKKDSFVIKKAIDGICSLISTCSGHAHVENSTSTVWDTALLSYALQEAGVPQQDPMIKGTTRYLKKRQHTKLGDWQFHNPNTAPGGWGFSDINTNNPDLDDTSAAIRALSRRAQAETDYLESWQRGINWLLSMQNKDGGFAAFEKNTDSVLFTYLPLENAKDAATDPATADLTGRVLECLGNFAGMNKSHPSIKAAVKWLFDHQLDNGSWYGRWGVCYIYGTWAAITGLRAVGVSASDPRIIKAINWLKSIQQEDGGFGESCYSASLKKYVPLSFSTPSQTAWALDALMTICPLKDRAVEKGIKFLLNPNLTEQQIHYPTGIGLPGQFYIKYHSYNDIFPLLALAHYVKKHSS, from the coding sequence GTGATCATATTGCTAAAGGAAGTTCAGCTAGAGATTCAGCGAAGAATCGCCTATCTGCGCCCAACACAAAAAAATGACGGGTCATTTCGCTACTGTTTTGAAACAGGCGTTATGCCTGATGCGTTTTTAATTATGCTTCTTCGCACCTTTGATTTAGATAAAGAAGTGTTGATTAAACAATTAACCGAACGAATCGTTTCCCTTCAAAATGAAGATGGTCTTTGGACGTTGTTTGATGATGAAGAACATAACTTATCGGCCACCATTCAAGCTTATACAGCTCTTTTATATTCAGGCTATTACCAAAAAAACGACCGGATTTTGCGAAAAGCAGAAAGGTATATTATTGATTCAGGAGGCATTTCTCGCGCTCATTTTCTCACAAGATGGATGCTTTCTGTTAACGGCTTATACGAGTGGCCAAAGTTATTTTACCTCCCGCTTTCTCTTTTGCTCGTGCCTACCTATGTACCGCTTAACTTTTATGAATTAAGCACCTATGCCAGAATTCACTTCGTTCCGATGATGGTAGCAGGAAATAAAAAATTTTCACTTACTTCTAGGCATACACCTTCTCTTTCTCATTTAGATGTAAGAACAGCGAAACAGAAATCGGATGAAACTACTCAAGAATCACGCGCTTCTATTTTTTTAGTCGACCATTTAAAACAGCTGGCTTCTTTACCTTCTTACATCCACAAGCTTGGTTATCAAGCAGCCGAGCGTTACATGCTAGAAAGAATTGAAAAGGATGGAACCCTTTACAGCTATGCCACTTCTACTTTTTTTATGATTTACGGTCTTCTCGCTCTTGGCTATAAAAAAGATTCGTTTGTAATTAAAAAAGCAATCGACGGTATTTGTTCACTAATTAGTACATGCAGCGGCCACGCACACGTAGAAAACTCAACGTCAACCGTTTGGGACACGGCGCTGCTATCTTACGCTCTACAGGAAGCAGGTGTACCGCAGCAAGATCCTATGATTAAAGGCACAACCCGCTACTTAAAGAAAAGACAGCATACGAAGCTTGGAGATTGGCAGTTTCATAACCCAAATACAGCACCTGGAGGCTGGGGTTTTTCCGATATTAATACGAATAACCCTGACTTAGACGATACGTCAGCCGCTATTAGAGCCCTTTCTAGAAGAGCGCAAGCGGAGACAGATTATTTGGAGTCTTGGCAAAGGGGCATCAACTGGCTGTTGTCCATGCAAAACAAAGACGGCGGTTTTGCTGCATTTGAAAAAAATACCGACTCTGTTTTATTTACTTATCTGCCGCTTGAAAACGCAAAAGATGCAGCGACGGACCCGGCTACTGCTGATTTAACCGGTCGAGTGCTTGAGTGTCTAGGGAACTTTGCCGGTATGAATAAGTCTCATCCTTCGATTAAAGCTGCAGTAAAATGGCTGTTTGATCATCAATTGGATAATGGGAGCTGGTACGGCCGGTGGGGAGTTTGCTATATTTACGGAACTTGGGCCGCTATTACAGGACTGCGTGCTGTAGGAGTTTCTGCTTCTGATCCGCGTATCATTAAAGCCATTAACTGGCTTAAAAGTATTCAACAAGAAGACGGTGGATTCGGAGAATCATGCTATAGCGCTTCTCTGAAAAAATATGTACCTTTATCGTTTAGCACCCCTTCTCAAACGGCTTGGGCTCTCGATGCTTTAATGACAATATGTCCATTAAAAGATCGAGCCGTTGAAAAAGGAATTAAATTTTTGCTGAATCCAAATCTTACAGAGCAGCAAATTCATTATCCAACGGGAATTGGTCTTCCTGGACAATTTTATATTAAGTATCACAGCTACAATGATATTTTTCCTCTTCTTGCACTTGCCCACTACGTAAAAAAACATTCTTCGTAA
- a CDS encoding C45 family autoproteolytic acyltransferase/hydolase, which yields MKEIQVEVIQGRGSYRELGKMQGKLHKGTMLFENHQKRRKRSLRSYQTIAKEARHYYDLFAPGLWDELVGLAEGLDWPLEDVIHEYSGYQQEWKKTGCSALIQHGVYVRNYDYHPKTYEGRFLLFQPNEGYASVGFGTRMIGRMDGMNEKGLAIGYHFVNRRRQTNGFICCTLARFILETCETTEEAVAILERAPHRHAFNYSIYDRTGQGAVVEASGRGVHVQRGTMMGCTNHFNQLVEENRHHLVESKERLDHIRDHIEKKLSPLEAFSLFNEDEYGIFKEDYRNSAGTLHTVAYVPETLQVIVGIGRKAKPLIFSFEDWLKGEQLTITKIKGTVNTDEPFPFQ from the coding sequence GTGAAAGAAATACAGGTAGAAGTCATTCAAGGACGAGGCTCTTACCGAGAGCTTGGTAAAATGCAAGGGAAATTACATAAAGGAACAATGCTGTTTGAAAATCATCAAAAAAGAAGAAAACGTTCATTACGAAGCTATCAAACGATAGCAAAAGAAGCTCGTCATTATTACGACTTATTTGCCCCTGGACTATGGGATGAGCTAGTGGGCTTAGCAGAAGGCTTAGATTGGCCTCTTGAAGATGTTATTCATGAGTACAGCGGGTATCAGCAAGAGTGGAAGAAAACGGGATGTTCTGCTCTTATACAGCACGGCGTGTATGTGCGAAATTACGATTATCACCCTAAGACTTACGAAGGACGATTTTTGCTTTTTCAGCCAAATGAAGGATATGCAAGCGTCGGGTTTGGAACGAGAATGATTGGGCGAATGGATGGAATGAATGAAAAAGGATTAGCAATTGGCTATCATTTTGTCAATCGCCGCCGTCAAACGAACGGATTTATTTGCTGTACGCTCGCTCGGTTTATTTTAGAAACATGCGAAACGACAGAAGAAGCTGTTGCTATTTTAGAAAGAGCACCGCACCGTCATGCGTTTAATTATTCCATTTATGACCGCACCGGACAGGGAGCGGTAGTTGAAGCGTCTGGACGAGGCGTTCATGTACAAAGAGGAACGATGATGGGGTGTACAAATCATTTTAATCAGCTAGTCGAAGAAAATCGTCATCATTTAGTAGAGTCAAAGGAAAGGCTCGATCATATTCGAGATCATATTGAAAAAAAGCTATCGCCTCTTGAAGCTTTCTCTTTATTTAATGAAGATGAATACGGTATTTTTAAAGAAGATTATCGGAATTCTGCTGGAACGCTTCATACAGTGGCATATGTACCGGAGACGCTGCAAGTCATTGTGGGAATTGGACGAAAAGCAAAACCTCTCATTTTCTCGTTTGAAGATTGGTTGAAAGGAGAACAATTAACTATAACGAAAATAAAAGGAACGGTAAATACAGACGAACCATTTCCGTTTCAGTAA
- a CDS encoding NAD(P)H-hydrate dehydratase: MRIVTNQEMYQVDDYMMNTIGMSEESLMENAGQAAANVLSERIEKHEKIGLFIGTGNNGGDGFVIARALKSKGYEVDVSVVPAREKIKGAAKKAMIIYENAGFTWQSAGDNFSVKKYTVIIDCLLGIGVKGSIKPPYDDIIKEIKDSKAYIYSIDVPSGVMEQKQGLTIRADATITLQQPKTTAFTYPSKESYGELIVVDIGIPPLAIEKSSSPKEVWSTQHIKQSFPIRNASSNKGTHGKGIVIGGSLQTPGAPMLTSKAALTSGAGLLTLALPSDIHAIAAAHMLEVMYKPCPSKDGFFAGEISLEEAKYDAIAVGPGLGRTKETKKVVEQVLQQPVSVVVDADALFHLPDLAKEVKEREHATILTPHPGEMARLVDTTIAEVEANRFSISRQYAVENGVYLVLKGPNTIVTTPDGKQYVNTTGNAGLAKGGTGDTLIGIILAFIMQHDSLQEAISNAVYVHGKAADLLLDRVHTTIDMLASDVISALPAVFGQLSEK; encoded by the coding sequence ATGAGAATTGTAACGAATCAAGAGATGTATCAAGTAGATGATTATATGATGAATACAATTGGGATGAGTGAAGAGTCCCTTATGGAAAATGCCGGGCAAGCTGCTGCAAACGTGCTGAGCGAGCGAATAGAAAAACATGAAAAAATAGGGCTGTTTATAGGAACGGGAAACAACGGAGGAGACGGCTTTGTTATTGCCCGTGCGTTGAAGTCAAAAGGATATGAAGTTGATGTCTCGGTAGTTCCTGCACGGGAAAAAATAAAAGGCGCAGCTAAAAAAGCAATGATCATCTATGAAAATGCTGGATTCACGTGGCAATCCGCAGGAGACAACTTCTCTGTGAAAAAGTATACGGTCATTATTGACTGTCTATTAGGGATAGGGGTAAAAGGCAGCATCAAACCTCCTTACGATGACATTATCAAAGAAATAAAAGATTCTAAGGCTTACATATACAGCATCGATGTCCCAAGTGGAGTAATGGAACAGAAGCAAGGGCTTACGATACGCGCAGATGCTACAATTACGCTTCAGCAGCCCAAAACCACGGCATTTACATACCCGAGCAAAGAAAGCTATGGTGAGTTGATTGTAGTAGATATCGGTATTCCGCCGCTAGCAATTGAAAAAAGTTCATCTCCTAAGGAGGTATGGTCAACTCAGCATATTAAACAATCTTTTCCTATCCGGAATGCTTCCTCCAATAAAGGTACACACGGAAAAGGAATCGTAATAGGAGGTTCACTTCAAACGCCTGGAGCGCCGATGCTAACGTCTAAAGCAGCGCTCACAAGCGGAGCAGGGCTTCTAACTCTTGCGCTTCCGAGTGATATTCATGCGATTGCAGCTGCGCACATGTTAGAAGTGATGTATAAACCATGTCCAAGCAAAGATGGCTTTTTTGCAGGCGAGATTTCTTTAGAAGAAGCGAAGTATGATGCGATTGCAGTTGGACCAGGGCTTGGGAGAACGAAAGAAACGAAGAAAGTCGTCGAACAAGTGCTTCAACAGCCGGTTTCTGTTGTGGTCGACGCGGATGCTCTTTTTCATCTGCCGGATTTGGCGAAAGAAGTAAAAGAAAGAGAACACGCAACGATTTTAACGCCTCACCCGGGGGAAATGGCCAGACTCGTGGACACAACAATCGCAGAAGTAGAAGCGAATCGATTTTCAATATCTAGACAATATGCAGTGGAAAATGGTGTATACCTTGTATTAAAAGGTCCAAACACGATTGTTACAACGCCTGATGGAAAACAATACGTAAATACAACTGGAAACGCAGGACTTGCGAAAGGTGGAACGGGTGACACATTAATAGGGATCATCCTCGCTTTTATTATGCAGCATGATTCTCTTCAAGAGGCAATCAGTAATGCGGTATATGTTCACGGAAAAGCAGCAGATTTGCTACTCGATAGGGTTCATACAACGATAGATATGTTAGCAAGCGACGTAATTTCTGCACTTCCGGCAGTCTTCGGGCAGCTGAGTGAGAAGTAA
- a CDS encoding PhzF family phenazine biosynthesis isomerase, whose translation MKEAIVYQYDAFSTRPNKGNPAGIVFNGDDFSAEEMQKIAYQAQFNETAFIMNSSRADLRIRYFTPEQEADLCGHATVASLYALHSENKLPKTKFTVETNAGILPMTVQSRNGQPVITMTQASPQFHPFSGSKEKLAKALNLHLDEFDQRLPIVYGSTGNWTLIVPLKNLDACKKMKPNQKDFPHILTDMPKASIHPFCFETIHSEAHMHGRHFSSPFSGTVEDAVTGTASGVMGAYYATYVDQQENDRWQFVIEQGQEMDRDGVVHVEITKKENTYGVVIAGEAVYVTKKIISFS comes from the coding sequence ATGAAAGAAGCGATTGTTTATCAATACGATGCGTTCAGCACGCGCCCTAATAAAGGAAATCCTGCGGGAATTGTGTTTAACGGAGATGATTTTTCAGCTGAAGAAATGCAGAAGATTGCTTATCAAGCACAGTTTAATGAAACTGCTTTTATCATGAACTCTTCCCGCGCTGATTTACGAATTCGATACTTTACGCCTGAACAAGAAGCAGATTTGTGCGGGCATGCTACCGTTGCTTCCCTTTATGCTTTACATAGTGAAAACAAACTTCCAAAAACTAAATTTACAGTTGAAACAAATGCTGGAATTTTGCCGATGACTGTACAGAGCCGGAACGGACAACCTGTTATCACAATGACTCAAGCTTCTCCACAGTTTCATCCGTTTTCAGGATCAAAAGAAAAACTGGCAAAAGCTCTTAATCTTCATCTTGATGAGTTTGATCAAAGACTTCCTATTGTATATGGAAGTACAGGGAATTGGACGCTTATTGTACCTTTAAAAAATTTAGATGCCTGCAAGAAGATGAAGCCTAATCAAAAAGATTTCCCGCATATTTTAACAGATATGCCAAAAGCATCTATTCATCCTTTTTGTTTTGAAACGATTCACTCAGAAGCCCATATGCATGGAAGACATTTCTCTTCACCATTTTCAGGTACGGTAGAAGACGCTGTAACTGGAACAGCGTCTGGCGTAATGGGCGCCTATTATGCGACGTATGTTGACCAGCAAGAAAACGACCGCTGGCAATTTGTTATTGAGCAAGGACAGGAAATGGATAGAGATGGCGTTGTTCATGTAGAAATCACAAAAAAAGAGAACACGTATGGTGTGGTAATCGCTGGAGAAGCTGTCTATGTAACGAAAAAAATTATTTCTTTTTCCTAA
- a CDS encoding sulfite exporter TauE/SafE family protein, which yields MEELSLQIVLLLLLFGFLAAFIDSVVGGGGLISTPALLFLGLPPAAALATNKLAGTMGVLTSTIRFVKSGKVDFRVVGKWFPFVFIGSLGGSITVHFLSSAFLKPVILILLVLVAIYTIFKKNWGTTSTYKPLSIKKLIFFTALIFIIGFYDGFLGAGTGSFILFAFLFMGFDFLQSAGSAKFLNFGSNLGALLVFLYFDSVVFSYGLIMGFAMVVGSFVGSNVALSKGVTYVRTLFILVTLSLISKNIFDYVNQYK from the coding sequence ATGGAAGAATTAAGTTTACAGATTGTTCTTTTGCTTTTACTATTTGGTTTTTTAGCTGCATTCATTGACTCCGTAGTTGGCGGAGGCGGTTTAATTTCTACACCTGCTCTTTTATTTTTGGGCCTGCCTCCCGCAGCTGCCTTAGCTACAAATAAATTAGCTGGAACCATGGGCGTATTAACAAGTACGATTCGATTTGTCAAATCCGGAAAAGTCGATTTCCGCGTCGTAGGTAAATGGTTTCCTTTTGTATTTATCGGTTCTTTAGGAGGTTCAATCACCGTTCATTTTCTGTCCTCTGCTTTTTTGAAACCTGTTATTTTAATTCTCCTTGTTTTGGTCGCTATTTATACGATTTTCAAAAAAAACTGGGGTACCACGTCCACGTATAAGCCGTTGTCTATTAAGAAACTTATTTTCTTTACCGCACTTATTTTTATCATTGGTTTTTACGACGGATTTTTAGGAGCAGGCACAGGTTCATTTATTTTATTTGCTTTTTTATTTATGGGATTTGATTTCCTGCAGTCAGCAGGCAGCGCAAAATTTTTAAATTTCGGCAGTAATTTAGGTGCTTTGCTTGTATTTTTATATTTTGATTCTGTTGTATTTTCTTACGGATTAATTATGGGGTTTGCGATGGTTGTGGGTTCTTTTGTCGGATCAAATGTTGCTTTATCAAAAGGTGTGACGTATGTCCGAACGCTTTTTATCCTTGTCACTCTAAGCCTTATTAGCAAAAACATATTCGATTATGTGAATCAGTACAAATAG
- a CDS encoding TrmB family transcriptional regulator, whose product MENIIQQLQSLGFNQYESKVYVTLVKKGSSTAYSISKHSGVPRARVYDILQTLEEKGMVLKEESNDGTEYTPLPVDAFLHSLQKKWNETYEDVSETLKRFEAAESIAESRVMTMKGEKAILAFCESLLLKAKNKIVISLWPDIYNELKPLLLQLRESVTLKGIVFEQSEVMEEFDRHRHTSYTENIGNQNWFIISVDSKEMIYGHKEMAYYTNNAVNINLLENYIWHDILVNRLVEKSDREMDRWIERERESFFA is encoded by the coding sequence ATGGAAAATATTATTCAGCAGCTGCAGTCGCTTGGATTTAATCAGTATGAATCAAAAGTATATGTGACACTTGTCAAAAAAGGATCTTCCACTGCCTATAGCATTAGTAAACATTCAGGTGTGCCAAGAGCGCGTGTATACGATATTTTACAAACACTAGAGGAAAAAGGTATGGTGTTAAAAGAAGAGAGTAATGATGGCACCGAGTACACGCCGCTGCCGGTTGATGCTTTTTTGCATTCGCTGCAAAAAAAATGGAACGAAACGTATGAAGACGTTAGTGAAACGCTTAAACGTTTTGAAGCCGCTGAGTCTATAGCGGAAAGCCGGGTTATGACGATGAAAGGAGAAAAGGCCATTCTTGCTTTTTGTGAGTCGCTGCTGCTAAAAGCAAAAAATAAAATTGTCATCTCGCTTTGGCCTGATATTTACAATGAGTTGAAACCTCTTTTATTACAGCTAAGAGAGAGTGTAACACTAAAAGGAATTGTGTTTGAACAAAGTGAAGTAATGGAGGAATTTGACCGGCACCGCCATACAAGTTATACCGAAAATATTGGGAATCAAAACTGGTTTATTATATCTGTTGACAGCAAAGAAATGATCTATGGTCATAAAGAAATGGCTTACTATACAAATAACGCAGTCAACATTAATTTGCTTGAAAACTATATTTGGCATGATATCCTCGTTAACAGACTTGTAGAAAAAAGTGATCGGGAAATGGACAGGTGGATTGAAAGGGAAAGAGAAAGCTTTTTTGCGTAG
- a CDS encoding FMN-dependent NADH-azoreductase has translation MAKVLYITAHPHDESQSFSMATGKAFIDAYKEHNASDEVVHIDLYKENIPHIDADVFSGWGKLQSGSELSSHEQEKVNRLAELSEQFVTADKYVFVTPMWNFSFPPVMKAYLDSVAVAGKSFKYTAEGPIGLLTDKKALHIQARGGIYSEGPAADMEMGHRYIGIMMNFFGVPSLDGIFVEGHNAMPDKAQEIKEKGIAEAKKLAQTF, from the coding sequence GTGGCAAAAGTACTTTATATTACAGCTCATCCTCACGATGAGTCTCAATCGTTCAGTATGGCAACCGGAAAAGCGTTTATCGATGCTTACAAAGAGCACAATGCAAGTGACGAAGTTGTACATATTGACCTTTATAAAGAAAATATCCCTCACATTGATGCAGATGTATTTAGCGGCTGGGGCAAACTGCAGTCTGGCTCAGAACTCTCTTCTCATGAACAGGAAAAGGTCAATCGCCTTGCAGAATTGAGCGAACAGTTTGTAACAGCGGACAAATATGTTTTTGTAACGCCTATGTGGAACTTTTCGTTTCCACCGGTTATGAAAGCTTATTTAGACTCTGTAGCCGTAGCGGGTAAGTCATTTAAATACACGGCAGAAGGTCCTATTGGGCTATTAACGGATAAAAAAGCACTTCATATTCAAGCACGTGGAGGCATTTATTCTGAAGGCCCTGCAGCTGATATGGAAATGGGGCATCGTTATATTGGGATTATGATGAATTTCTTTGGTGTACCTTCGTTAGACGGCATTTTTGTGGAAGGGCATAACGCAATGCCAGATAAAGCCCAGGAAATTAAAGAAAAAGGAATAGCAGAAGCAAAAAAACTTGCACAAACTTTTTAA
- a CDS encoding SDR family NAD(P)-dependent oxidoreductase has translation MKEKWIIVTGAGSGIGKEIVKESVLKSYSVIACDINGGALRQLAEDTKGHIETYVVDVKKGEDVKDLFYQIKDKNLYGLVNNAGVYLGKNLLDYEEKEIDFVMDINIKGYIYFSKYFGELLMEKETEGAIINISSVSGIEGSSDAIYGMSKAAILGLTKSCAMNFSPYIRVNAVAPTMVNTDMMKSIPDWRKNEYIAHQLIPSFVTPQDVADTVLFLLSPQAKHYTGATFDLNSGCYLR, from the coding sequence ATGAAAGAAAAATGGATAATCGTCACGGGTGCAGGTTCAGGAATTGGCAAAGAAATTGTAAAAGAATCTGTGTTAAAGTCCTATTCAGTTATTGCTTGTGATATTAATGGTGGAGCTTTGAGACAACTAGCTGAAGATACAAAAGGCCATATTGAAACGTATGTAGTAGATGTTAAAAAAGGGGAGGACGTAAAAGATCTTTTTTATCAAATAAAAGATAAAAATTTGTATGGATTAGTTAATAATGCAGGCGTGTATTTAGGAAAAAATTTATTGGATTATGAAGAAAAAGAAATAGATTTTGTGATGGATATTAATATTAAAGGATATATTTATTTTTCCAAATACTTTGGCGAATTACTAATGGAAAAAGAAACAGAAGGAGCGATTATTAATATATCGTCCGTGTCAGGAATAGAAGGAAGCTCCGATGCTATATATGGAATGTCTAAAGCAGCGATATTAGGATTAACCAAAAGCTGTGCGATGAATTTTTCTCCTTATATTCGGGTGAATGCCGTAGCACCTACAATGGTAAATACCGATATGATGAAAAGTATTCCAGATTGGCGCAAAAATGAATACATCGCTCATCAGCTGATTCCAAGCTTTGTTACGCCTCAAGACGTGGCAGATACGGTTCTTTTTTTACTGAGCCCTCAAGCAAAACATTATACAGGAGCCACCTTTGATCTAAATAGCGGATGTTATTTACGCTGA
- a CDS encoding class I SAM-dependent methyltransferase, translated as MNLAFMYQYFHQPRTVGALLPSSTHLAKKMVKGIDFEHAACIVEYGPGTGVFTRELIRRRSAQTTLLLIEYNRHFYEKVKDQVKHEKNVYVINGSAENIQKYLRQYDITKVDYVLSGLPFASLASKVSDCILQNTRSVLADEGKFITFQYTNLKKELIRTFFPQIKVEKEWRNVPPAYIFTCAKNEI; from the coding sequence ATGAATCTTGCTTTTATGTATCAATATTTTCATCAGCCGCGAACAGTAGGAGCACTTTTGCCAAGCTCTACGCACTTAGCGAAAAAAATGGTAAAAGGGATTGATTTTGAACATGCAGCCTGTATAGTAGAGTACGGGCCAGGAACCGGGGTTTTTACCCGTGAATTAATAAGAAGACGAAGCGCTCAGACAACTTTGCTTCTTATCGAATACAATCGGCATTTTTACGAAAAGGTAAAGGACCAAGTAAAACATGAAAAAAATGTGTACGTGATAAACGGCTCAGCTGAAAATATTCAAAAGTACTTGAGACAGTATGATATTACAAAAGTAGATTACGTATTATCAGGTCTTCCTTTTGCTTCTTTAGCATCTAAAGTGTCAGACTGTATTTTGCAAAACACGCGTAGCGTATTAGCGGATGAAGGAAAATTTATTACGTTTCAGTATACGAATTTAAAAAAAGAGTTGATTCGCACGTTTTTCCCACAGATTAAAGTAGAAAAAGAGTGGAGAAATGTTCCTCCCGCATACATTTTCACATGCGCAAAGAATGAGATATAA
- a CDS encoding response regulator transcription factor — MKDRILIIDDDEHIRNLIAIYLENEGFETLKVSNAVSGLALLEEQEVDLIILDIMMPQVNGIDAAFKIREEKNMPIIMLSAKSEDMDKISGLTAGADDYLTKPFNPLELIARVKSQIRRYKKYNERAEREIIQIGDLEINRSTRLVFVRNQEIRLTPKEFDILELLARNKGTVMSMGKIYEAVWQEDAFKSDNTVMVHITKIREKIEDNPKKPIHIKTIWGVGYRI, encoded by the coding sequence ATGAAAGACAGAATTTTAATTATAGATGACGATGAGCACATTCGTAACTTAATTGCTATTTACTTAGAAAATGAAGGATTTGAAACGCTGAAAGTTTCTAATGCTGTATCTGGCTTAGCGCTTTTAGAAGAACAAGAGGTAGATTTAATTATATTAGATATTATGATGCCGCAGGTGAATGGAATTGATGCTGCTTTTAAAATACGTGAGGAAAAAAACATGCCCATTATTATGCTGTCAGCTAAGTCAGAAGATATGGACAAGATTTCCGGCTTAACAGCAGGCGCAGATGATTACTTAACAAAACCATTTAATCCTCTCGAACTCATAGCACGAGTTAAATCACAAATTAGACGCTATAAAAAATACAATGAACGTGCTGAGCGTGAAATTATTCAAATTGGCGATTTGGAAATTAACCGCAGTACCCGCCTTGTCTTTGTGCGCAACCAAGAGATTCGCTTAACACCAAAAGAGTTTGATATTTTAGAGCTGCTGGCACGTAACAAAGGAACGGTGATGAGTATGGGAAAAATATATGAAGCCGTGTGGCAAGAAGATGCGTTTAAATCGGATAATACGGTAATGGTTCATATCACAAAGATTCGGGAAAAAATTGAGGATAACCCGAAAAAGCCCATTCATATTAAAACAATATGGGGCGTAGGATACAGAATATGA
- a CDS encoding HAMP domain-containing sensor histidine kinase: MNVSAYNLLAFGLIFVAVVVFVFVFLVLIRFPIRYLKEISEQVQKISNGDLGATIHVRGKDELAELSQNINKMSAQLRTKFDREREIEQVKNELISSVSHDLRTPLTSIVGYLDLIKKRENLDEETLDSYLYIVNSKANYLTDLIEELFDYTKLTSPDLQLQRNEVGMKRLLQQVIGEYEPILKREGIDVQTNFACEWNVFIDVEKMVRVFQNLLENVKKYSRKPSILEVNQEIYEDSLVISFTNSINISEKIEMEKLFDRFYRADESRTDANGSGLGLAIAKQIIQLHQGDIRAERQHNKLTFFIKLPLKQESLENHM, from the coding sequence ATGAATGTTTCCGCATATAATTTATTGGCGTTTGGGCTTATTTTTGTTGCTGTTGTGGTCTTTGTTTTTGTTTTTTTAGTACTTATTCGTTTCCCTATTCGTTATCTTAAGGAAATCTCTGAACAAGTTCAAAAAATTTCAAATGGAGATTTAGGCGCAACCATCCATGTAAGAGGAAAAGATGAACTAGCTGAATTAAGCCAAAACATTAACAAAATGTCTGCACAGCTTCGTACAAAATTTGATCGTGAACGAGAAATCGAGCAAGTGAAAAATGAGCTAATATCTAGTGTGTCTCACGATCTGCGTACGCCGTTAACCTCCATTGTGGGGTACCTCGATTTAATAAAAAAAAGAGAAAATTTGGATGAGGAAACATTAGATAGCTATTTATATATTGTTAATTCAAAAGCAAATTATTTAACGGATTTAATAGAGGAATTGTTTGACTATACAAAATTAACGAGTCCTGATCTTCAGCTTCAACGAAATGAGGTGGGTATGAAACGTTTGCTTCAGCAGGTAATAGGAGAGTACGAGCCGATTTTAAAAAGAGAAGGTATTGACGTTCAGACTAACTTTGCTTGTGAATGGAATGTATTTATTGATGTAGAAAAAATGGTAAGAGTATTTCAAAACTTGCTCGAAAATGTCAAAAAGTACAGCAGAAAGCCTTCCATATTAGAGGTGAATCAGGAAATTTACGAAGATTCGTTAGTTATTTCCTTTACAAACAGCATTAACATCAGTGAAAAAATTGAGATGGAAAAGTTGTTTGATCGATTTTATCGAGCAGATGAATCAAGAACGGACGCGAATGGTTCAGGTTTAGGACTGGCTATTGCAAAACAAATCATTCAGCTTCATCAAGGAGATATACGAGCAGAGCGTCAGCATAATAAGCTCACTTTTTTTATAAAACTGCCGTTAAAACAAGAAAGCCTTGAGAATCACATGTAA